Genomic DNA from Paenibacillus borealis:
GCCGGATGCGCAAAATATGGCATGTCACGCTGCCCGGCATCTCACCGGCCATCGTCATCACCCTGATTCTGAATATCGGCAAGGTGCTGGAGATCGGCTTCGAGAAGGTCTTCCTTATGCAGAACCCGGCGATCTACGATACGGCCGACATCATCAGTACGTATGTCTACAGAGTCGGGATGGAGCAGGGGAATTTCAGCTACGGTGCCTCCATTGACCTGTTCATGGGCATCATCAGCCTGATCTTCATCTATAGCGCCAATTACATCAGCCGCCGTGTCAGTGAGACAAGTCTATGGTAGAAAAGAGGTGTGGTGATGAGATCACCGAAGATTTCCTTGTTTAACGTAGTCAGTACGATCTTTCTGCTGGTGGTTGTGGTGATTACGCTCTATCCGTTCCTGCACATGCTTGCGGTATCCCTGAGCAGTGATGTCAATGTCATTAAGAATAACATTTCGTTCTGGCCGAAGGGCTTCAATGTGAATATGTACGAGCTTGTGCTTGGAGACCCGAAGATCTGGACGGCCTATAAAAATACGATTATATACACTGTACTCGGCACCCTGATCTCGCTGGTGGTTACCTCTACAGGAGCGTATGCGCTCTCCCGACGGGATATGGCGCTGCGTAAGAGCTTCACCATGCTGATCGTCATTACGATGTTCTTCAGTGGAGGGATGATCCCGACCTTCCTCGTCGTCCGGTCCCTGGACATGGTGGATACCGTATGGGGCATGGTACTGCCGGGCGCGGTCAGTACCTGGAATCTGATTCTGATGCGGACCTTCTTCTCCGGTATTCCCAAGGAGCTGGAGGAATCCGGCCGCATCGACGGATTGAATGATATCGGCATATTTATGCGCATCATTGTTCCGCTGTCGAAGGCTTCCTTCGCCACCATTGCCTTGTTTTACGCAGTGGGCATGTGGAATAACTTCATCTACCCGCTGCTGTATCTGCGCACACCCGATCTGTTCCCGCTGCAGGTTCTGCTCCGCAATCTGGTGCTGGCGGGGAGCGCAAGCTCCGGGGATGTGACCGGAATCGGGGGAGATAATCAGGTCGTTGAAGAATCACTCAAATATGCAACGATTATGGTATCGACCCTTCCGATTCTCACTGTGTATCCGTTTGTTCAGAAGTATTTTGTGAAGGGCGCCATGATCGGTGCAGTGAAAGGCTGATCAGGCTTACACCATAACTACTATTAAGGGAGAGATGATGAATGAACAAATGGAAGTCTGTAATGCTGCCCCTCGTGGCTGCGGCCATGCTGGTGACCGGATGTAGCGGAGGCAACAACAATACCTCCTCACCCGGGGCTGAAGCACCGGGCGGAGATGCCGCCGCTGCCACTGCTGAAGCGAAGCAGGAGCACACCTTCACCGCACTCCTAGACAACAATGCCACCTTTCCGTATTCCAAGGACTGGCCCGTCTGGGGCTGGATTAAGGACAAGACCGGCGTAACGCTGGAGGTGCAGACGCCTTCCGGGAAGCTTGCCGAAGCGCTGAATCTGGCGGTAGCCTCCAATGCGCTGCCGGATCTGATGTATATGCCCAACCGCAAGGAATCGAACAAGTTCGGGCAGCAGGGTGCACTCGTGGATCTGATGGAGCATATGGACAAGCTGCCGAATTTGACCGCATGGATGAAGCAATATCCGGATGAGGCTAAGGCTGCACTCTCTGCCGACGGCAAAATGTATATGTTCCCGAATCAGGGCTTCGGTGAAACGAACCGCATGATCTGGATGTACCGCCAGGATATTTTTGAGAAGGAAGGCATTCAGGCTCCGGCAACGTATGAAGAGCTGCATACAGCCCTCAAGACGCTCAAGGCGAAATACCCGGACAGCTATCCGTTGTCTGTCCGTTACGGCCAGATCCCGGATGAGATGAACACGAATATGACGGTCAACTATGGGACAGGCGAAGGGGCTTACTATGATTTTGACAGTAAGGAATGGCGCTATGGTCCGACGGAGGACAGCTACAAGGAAATGGTCGGCATGTGGAAGCAGTTCTATGATGAAGGGCTGATTCCGCCGGATTTCCTCTCTCTGCAGACCAAGCAGTGGCAGGACATGGTCTCCACCGGCAAGTCGTTCGTGACCGTTGATTACATCAGCCGGGTGGACTTCTTCAATAATGCGATGCGCAAGGAGAATCCTGAATTCAGCATGCAGTTCATGGCTCCTCCTGCAGGACTTGCCGGCGGTAAACAGCTGAATCCGTACTTCCATTATATGGAGGGCGGTCTGACTGTAGCTTCCACCTCGAAGAATATCGATGACATTATGACTTACATGGACTTTTTCTATTCGGAAGAAGGACGTACGCTCAGCAGCTGGGGAGTGGAAGGCGAGACTTATGTGAAGGAAGGCAGCACGATCAAATTCAAGCCGGAATTCACCGATGTCATTGAGATGCGGAAGCAGACAGGGCTGCAGACCAGCGGAACGTATACCTGGATTGACTTCAATGCCCATCTGTCCCTGTTCTCGGACGACCTGAAGCACGCCTATGAAGAGGCTGTCAAATATGATCCGGCCAATATGCAGCCGCGTCCGGCCTTCACGGAGAAGGAGAATGAAGTCATCTCAATCACCGGACAGGCGATCAAGAAGCACCGTGACGAGAGCTTTGCCAAGTTCGTTACCGGTTCCCGCAAGCTGGCGGACTGGGATAAATATGTAGAGGAGATTAACAATCTCGGAGTAGACAAGCTGCTGGCGACGTATAAGGAAGCTTACGACCGCGTTCAGAATATTCAATTAGGCAGTAAGTAACGGACAGAACCTCTGAACCCTGTGAAAGGTTATCCCATACTCTCGTGACCACCAAAAGGAGGCGCCGCTTATGACGCAAAGGCTGCAAGGCTCTGGACAACGGCTTGGATGGATGCTGTCTGTGATGTTGCTGGTTGTAATCTTAGGAACGGCGGTTCCGGGCATTGCCCGGGCCGCAGGCTCGATTACGCTGGACGAGCCTCCCGGGGGATACGTATCCTCCGGCGGGCTGGTGGAGATCAGCGGAACCTATACCGGACTGTATGATGTCCGTTTATATGTGAACGGGACAGCTCAATTCGAAGCGCTGCTGGATGACCCGGACGGGGATGACAGCGGAAGCTGGTCTTACACGCTGGACACCTCCCGTTATAACGGCAGTGTGGAGCTGGTGGCCAGGGGGCTGGATACCTCTACCCGCTATGGGGTATGGAGCCCATCCGTAAGCCTTGAGGTGAACAATCCCGCAGGCATTGCTCCTGTAGTGACGATTACCGGGCCGGATGAAGGAGTTCCCTTAGGCGGACAGGTGGAGATCACCGTCCAGGCGGAGTCTGCCGCGCCGGTCTCGGGCGTGCAGGTCCGGGTGAACCGTGGACCTTGGCAGCAGGCAGCCTATAACGGCACGGAATATGCCTATCTCTGGAATACGGCGGGAACCGGCGACCGGACAGTCAGCCTTGAGGCCCGGGCAACGAATGCGCCCGGACGTTACGGCTACAGCCCGACCGTCTATGCACAGGTCGGTGCCGGTACCCATGAGCCGGCGCTTCCCCTGCCGGATCAGGACCGGGCGATGTGGATCTGGGAGCCGGAGAGCTACAAGCTGCTGCTGAATCCGGGCTCGCGGGAGGTGCTGGAAGCCTTCGTAACGGATACCGAGACCTTCGGGTCAGAGCCGGTCACGACGCTGTATCTGGCTGTAGGCAATTATGCCGGATACCGGGCGCTGGAGGAGCAGGAGGACGAGCTGCGCTCCTTCATGCGCTGGGCGCATGAGCAGGACTTAAGTGTCCATGCCCTTGTGGCGGGCGGAACCTCTCCGGCTTATATGGGCGCTTATGAGCGCTACCATAGTCATGCGGTGCGGGAGATCGAGCAGATTATTAACTACAACCTCACTGTTGCCGGGGATGAGAAGTTCGACGGAATTAATGTGGACATCGAGCCGTATATTTCCCCGGATTTCAAAGATCCAAGCAAATTCCTGCAGAAGGAGTACCTGGATGGTCTGCAGAAGATGATTGACCGCCGCGATACGGCAGGCATCCGGCTGCCCTTCGGCCCGGCTGTGCCGAAATGGTACGATTCCTCCGAGCAGGGAGCTAGTATCCAGTGGAACGGCACGACGAAATGGCTGTCCGAGCATATCCAGGATATCTCCGATTATATCTCGATCATGGATTACCGGGATTCCGCAGAAGGAACAGCAGGCATCATTGCCGGAGCTGCCGGTGAGCTTGCCTATGCTGAGGCCATAGGCAAGCCGAATTCCGTAGTCATCGGGGTGGAGACGCTGGATATTGCGAACAGCGGCGACCCGGAGACCATCACCTTTCAGGAGGAAGGCCGCAGCCACATGGAAGCTGAGCTGGATAAGGTGTATGCAGCTTCCGGTCAGAGCAGTGCCTTCGGCGGAATAGCAGTACATCATTATGATTCCTACCGGGCGCTGCCTTCGTATTGGGGACCGGGAGGCGTATTCTGGACGTCGCCGGAAGACCATGAGGCGCCTTCCGCACCTTCGGGCGCACCGTCCGCTGTTGCCGCTGACTATCAGAGCGTAAAGCTGAATTACGGCATGGCCTCTGATAATGTTGAGGTAGACCGGTATATTGTCTACCGCAGCACGGTCCCCGGCTTCACGCCGACCTCTGCGGATATTGCCGGACTCGCCCGCGGCCTGAATTACCAGGACAAGGGCCTGCTTCCGGAGACCACCTACTATTACCGCATCGCGGCCCGCGATCTGGCGGGCAATATCGGGCCGGTATCCAGTGTGGTGTCTGCGGTCACCGGCAGCACGGCGCTTAAGCCGATGATAGTGACAGATATGCTGCTCTCGTACAACGGTACTGCGACGACAGCTTCCATGAAGGTGCGTGATTATGCTACAGGAGAAGTGCTTGCAGGCGCCGCTGTGGAAGGCCGGTTCACGAATTCCGCAGGCCGTTACTCTACGGCCGTCACGGGAGCCGACGGACGCGCCACTTTTACTTCAGAAGCGGTTGCCCCGGACAGGCAGGCCGGATTCGAGCCGAGAAGAGTTCAGGCAGCCGGGTATTACTATGCCAGTGCCCATGACCTGCCGCACACCACGGCGCTGCTGCCGCATGGCGGGCTTGGCGGTTTAACATTATCGGCAGGTCAATGGGACAAACCATTTACCGCTCATGACAAAGTCTATACCGTAACTGTCGATAGCAATGTAACGGAGCTGCTGGTCACTCCGGCTGCAGCTAAGGTATCCGATGCGGTGCGTATTAACGGCCAGCCCGTTCCTTCAGGAACAGCAGCAGCTGTCCCGATCGGTTCGCAGCCGTCTGATCTGTCCATCCTGGTGTATCACGAGGATGGAACGGCGGATCTGTATCTTCTACATCTCGCCAGAAGTGTTCCGGCAGATCCGGTGGTCCCAATAACAATGGATGCTTATGTCCATGAACATCAGCCATCGGCTAATTTCGGCGAGATGCCCGTTCTGGAGGTGGCTGACATTCCGAACGCCCAGGGCGGAGGAGACCGTATCACCTTAATGCAGGCTGAATTGAATCTGGCTGGAATTCAGGTGCAGTCTGTCACGCTGAACGTATATGTTACCGCAGCGCCAGCCTCACCGGTTACGCTTGCTCTGAAGGGCTACACCGGAGTGCCGTGGACCGAGAGCGGCCTTACGTGGAATAACCGCCCTGTCAGCGGCGGGACCAGTCTCGGGACGGTCCGGGTGAACGGGGCAGGCTGGTACAGCATCGATGTCACAGCTTATGTTACTGCTGCCGCCGCTGCCGGATTGCAGCCGACCTTCCAGTGGAGTGATCCCAATACTTCCGGCATCGTTGTATTGCTGGCCAGTTCAGAGAATTCGGATAACAAGTCATATCTGCTGGTGAACAGCGGAACTTAACAGACGGAACACAACAGACAGAGTGTAACAGACAGAACGTAGCAAATAGAGCGCAACAGACAGGGGCGAGTGCTTCGCCCCTGCAAGGAGGGAGGCATAACTA
This window encodes:
- a CDS encoding carbohydrate ABC transporter permease, which produces MRSPKISLFNVVSTIFLLVVVVITLYPFLHMLAVSLSSDVNVIKNNISFWPKGFNVNMYELVLGDPKIWTAYKNTIIYTVLGTLISLVVTSTGAYALSRRDMALRKSFTMLIVITMFFSGGMIPTFLVVRSLDMVDTVWGMVLPGAVSTWNLILMRTFFSGIPKELEESGRIDGLNDIGIFMRIIVPLSKASFATIALFYAVGMWNNFIYPLLYLRTPDLFPLQVLLRNLVLAGSASSGDVTGIGGDNQVVEESLKYATIMVSTLPILTVYPFVQKYFVKGAMIGAVKG
- a CDS encoding extracellular solute-binding protein, which codes for MNKWKSVMLPLVAAAMLVTGCSGGNNNTSSPGAEAPGGDAAAATAEAKQEHTFTALLDNNATFPYSKDWPVWGWIKDKTGVTLEVQTPSGKLAEALNLAVASNALPDLMYMPNRKESNKFGQQGALVDLMEHMDKLPNLTAWMKQYPDEAKAALSADGKMYMFPNQGFGETNRMIWMYRQDIFEKEGIQAPATYEELHTALKTLKAKYPDSYPLSVRYGQIPDEMNTNMTVNYGTGEGAYYDFDSKEWRYGPTEDSYKEMVGMWKQFYDEGLIPPDFLSLQTKQWQDMVSTGKSFVTVDYISRVDFFNNAMRKENPEFSMQFMAPPAGLAGGKQLNPYFHYMEGGLTVASTSKNIDDIMTYMDFFYSEEGRTLSSWGVEGETYVKEGSTIKFKPEFTDVIEMRKQTGLQTSGTYTWIDFNAHLSLFSDDLKHAYEEAVKYDPANMQPRPAFTEKENEVISITGQAIKKHRDESFAKFVTGSRKLADWDKYVEEINNLGVDKLLATYKEAYDRVQNIQLGSK
- a CDS encoding DUF7594 domain-containing protein, which produces MTQRLQGSGQRLGWMLSVMLLVVILGTAVPGIARAAGSITLDEPPGGYVSSGGLVEISGTYTGLYDVRLYVNGTAQFEALLDDPDGDDSGSWSYTLDTSRYNGSVELVARGLDTSTRYGVWSPSVSLEVNNPAGIAPVVTITGPDEGVPLGGQVEITVQAESAAPVSGVQVRVNRGPWQQAAYNGTEYAYLWNTAGTGDRTVSLEARATNAPGRYGYSPTVYAQVGAGTHEPALPLPDQDRAMWIWEPESYKLLLNPGSREVLEAFVTDTETFGSEPVTTLYLAVGNYAGYRALEEQEDELRSFMRWAHEQDLSVHALVAGGTSPAYMGAYERYHSHAVREIEQIINYNLTVAGDEKFDGINVDIEPYISPDFKDPSKFLQKEYLDGLQKMIDRRDTAGIRLPFGPAVPKWYDSSEQGASIQWNGTTKWLSEHIQDISDYISIMDYRDSAEGTAGIIAGAAGELAYAEAIGKPNSVVIGVETLDIANSGDPETITFQEEGRSHMEAELDKVYAASGQSSAFGGIAVHHYDSYRALPSYWGPGGVFWTSPEDHEAPSAPSGAPSAVAADYQSVKLNYGMASDNVEVDRYIVYRSTVPGFTPTSADIAGLARGLNYQDKGLLPETTYYYRIAARDLAGNIGPVSSVVSAVTGSTALKPMIVTDMLLSYNGTATTASMKVRDYATGEVLAGAAVEGRFTNSAGRYSTAVTGADGRATFTSEAVAPDRQAGFEPRRVQAAGYYYASAHDLPHTTALLPHGGLGGLTLSAGQWDKPFTAHDKVYTVTVDSNVTELLVTPAAAKVSDAVRINGQPVPSGTAAAVPIGSQPSDLSILVYHEDGTADLYLLHLARSVPADPVVPITMDAYVHEHQPSANFGEMPVLEVADIPNAQGGGDRITLMQAELNLAGIQVQSVTLNVYVTAAPASPVTLALKGYTGVPWTESGLTWNNRPVSGGTSLGTVRVNGAGWYSIDVTAYVTAAAAAGLQPTFQWSDPNTSGIVVLLASSENSDNKSYLLVNSGT